The genomic stretch CTGCCGTTATGGGAAGTTGTGTTGCTGGCGGCGCTTATTTACCAATTATGAGTGACGAAGCTTTAATTGTAGATAAAACAGCGAGTATCTTTTTAGCCGGAAGCTACTTAGTTAAAGCTGCAATTGGAGAATCTATAGACAACGAAACTTTAGGTGGTGCAACAACTCATTGTGAAATTTCTGGAGTTACAGACTATAAAGCTAAAGACGATAAAGACGCGTTAGATAAAATAAAATTTATTGTTGATAAAATTGGCGATTCAGACAAAGCTGGTTTTAGCAAGAAAGAAGCTTTTCCTCCAAAAGAAAATGAAGATGATATTTTCGGAATTCTTCCAAAGGAAAGAAATGCACAATATGATATGTTAGAAATTATCAAACGTTTGGTAGATAATTCTGAATTTGAACAATATAAAGAAGGTTACGGAAAAACAATTTTAACGGGTTACGCCAGAATAGATGGTTGGGCAGTTGGTATTGTTGCCAATCAACGTAAATTAGTAAAAACCAAAAAAGGAGAAATGCAGTTTGGTGGCGTAATTTATAATGATTCTGCAGATAAAGCTACTCGTTTTATTGCCAATTGTAATCAGAAGAAAATACCATTGGTTTTCTTACAAGATGTAACAGGTTTTATGGTAGGTTCTAAATCTGAACATGGCGGAATCATAAAAGATGGAGCAAAAATGGTAAATGCTGTTAGTAATTCTGTGGTACCAAAATTTACCATTGTTATTGGTAACTCTTACGGCGCTGGTAATTACGCAATGTGCGGTAAAGCCTACGACCCAAGATTAATTGCTGCGTGGCCTAGTGCTGAGTTAGCTGTTATGAGTGGTAATTCTGCAGCAAAAGTTTTATTACAAATAGAAACTGCCTCTTTAAAGAAACGAGGTGAAGAAATTACTCCAGAAAAAGAAGCCGAATTATTTGACAAGATAAAATCTCGTTACGATAAACAAATTTCACCATATTATGCAGCCGCAAGAATTTGGACAGATGCGGTAATTAATCCGTTAGATACTAGAACTTGGATTTCTATGGGAATTGAAGCAGCAAACCACGCTCCTATTGAAAAACAATTTAATATGGGAGTTTTACAGGTTTAATAACTTGTAATTATATCTAAATAAATAATAAATGACTAATATCACAATTAGTCATTTTTTTATGCCTTATTTTTGCAAAACAATACAATAAAAACATGAGTAAAGCTATATACATTGCTACTGTAGAGTCTGATAGTGGTAAATCTTTAATTTCTTTAGGTTTATTAAGAATGATGTTAACCAAATCTGCTAAGGTCGGTTACTTTAGACCTATTATAAATGAAATTGATGAAAATGGTTATGACGAACACACAAATACAGCGATAAATTTTTTCAACTTAGAAATAGATTATAAAGATTGTTTTGCCTACACGCAAAGTGAAGTTGTAGAACTTTTAAGTGAAGGAAAAGAAGATGAAGTTATACATCATGTTATAAAAAAATATAAAAAGCTAGAAGCTAATTATGATTATGTATTGGTAGAAGGTACCGATTTTTCTGGCGATGGAGGTTTTACAGAATTAGACGTAAACTTAATGATAGCCAAAAACCTTAACATTCCTGCGCTTATTGTGGGCTCTGGTAACGGTAAAAAGAAAAAAGACTTTATTAACACCATGCAATTATCTTACAATTCTTTTATAAATAAAGAAGTAGATGTTATTGGTATTGTTGCAAATAAAATTGAAGTAGATGAAGTTGATTATATTAGAACAGAACTAACAAATAGTTTTCCTAAAAAACTACAAATAGATATTATTCCTAAGATAGATTTTCTTTCTTTTCCAACTGTAAAAGAAGTTTTAAAGGCTTTAAATGGTCGTGTACTTTTTGGTGAACAATTTTTAGAAAATGCAATTGGCAGTTATAGTACTGGCGCAATGCAACTAAGAAATTATTTAACAAGAATTAAAGAAAACGCTTTGGTTATAACACCAGGCGATAGAGCAGATATTATTTTAGGCGCTTTACAAGCAAATGCTTCTAAGAATTATCCTAAAATTGCAGGAATTATCTTAACAGGAACATTAATTCCGGAAGAATCTATTATAAAATTGATAGAAGGTGTGCAATCTACTGTGCCTATTATTTCTGTTGATGGAGGTACTTTTGGTATTTCTAATAAAATTGGAAGTGTAAAGTCTAAAATATACGCAACACATAATAAAAAGATTCTTTTATCATTAGATACCTTTGATAAGTATGTAAATGCAGAGGGTTTAACAAATATCTTAACTTCACATAAATCTGACAAGTTAACACCTAGCATGTTTCAATATAACTTATTACAAAAAGCTAGAGTAGAAAAAAAACATATCGTTTTACCAGAAGGTGATGACGAGCGTATTTTGGCCGCTGCAGCTAGATTACAGTTGTTAAATATTGTAGACTTAACTTTACTTGGAGATAGAAATACTATTCAGTTAAAATGTGATCAAATAGGATTACAAATTAATTTAGATGAAATCAATATTTTAAATCCAGAAGATTCAATTCATAATAAAAGTTTTGCCAACACTTTATATCAATCAAGAAAACATAAAGGTATGACAGAAACTACTGCACTAGATTTAACTAGAGACGTTTCTTATTATGGTACTTTAATGATTATGGAAGGTTTAGCAGATGGTATGGTTTCTGGTGCAGTACATACAACAATGCACACCATAAAACCTGCATTGCAATTAATAAAAACAAAACCCGGAGTTTCTGTTGTTTCTTCTGTATTTTTTATGTGTTTATCAGATAGAGTTTCTGTGATGGGAGATTGCGCTGTAAACCCAAATCCAAATGCAGAACAATTGTCTGAAATTGCAATTTCTTCTGCTCAATCTGCAGAAGCTTTTGGTATAAAAGCTAAAATAGCAATGCTTTCTTATTCTTCTGGTAGCTCTGGTAAAGGTGAAGAAGTCGAAAAAGTTAGAAAAGCTACAGAACTTGTTAAGACAAAAAATCCTAAATTAAAAATTGAAGGACCAATACAGTATGATGCAGCGGTAGATATTTCTGTGGCAAGAACTAAAATGCCAAATTCTGAGGTTGCAGGACAAGCATCTGTTTTAATTTTTCCTGATTTAAATACCGGAAACAACACCTACAAAGCAATACAAAGAGAAACTGGCGCATTGGCAATTGGCCCAATGTTACAAGGCTTAAATAAACCTGTAAACGATTTAAGTAGAGGTTGCACTATTGATGATATTTTTAACACGGTTTTATTAACAGCAATTCAAGCAAATCAAAATTAATTATGAATATTTTAGTTTTAAATGCAGGTTCTTCTTCTTTAAAATATCAAGTTATTGAAATGCCAAACGAAACCGTTAAATGTGTTGGTTTGGTAGAAAGAATTGGTATGGAAGATGCTATTTTTACACACGAAAACAATCATCAAAAAACTACAGAAACTTTACCAATTTTAAATCATAAAGAGGGTTTACATAAAGTTGCAAATACCTTGTTAGATTCTAAAATAGGTGTAATTAATAATGTTTCTGAAATTAATGCAGTTGGTCATCGAGTTGTTCATGGTGGTAATAAATTTAACAAAACAACAATTGTTAACCAAGAAGTTAAAAACAGTATTAGAGATTTATATGACCTGGCTCCATTGCACAATCCTGCAAATTTAACCGGAATAGAAATTGCAGAAACTATTTTTACTTCTGCAAAACAAATTGCAATTTTTGATACCGCTTTCCATCAAACAATGCCAAAAGAGGCGTATCAATATGCTATTAAAAATTCTTTTTTAGAAGAAAATCATGTTAGAGCATATGGTTTTCATGGTACTAGTCATAAATACGTTTCAGAGAAAGCAATAGAATATTTAGGAAAAGAACATTCTAAAAATATTATAAGTATTCATCTTGGTAATGGTTGTAGTATGACGGCAATAAAAAATGGTAAATGTATTGATACTTCAATGGGTTTTGCACCATCTAATGGATTGATTATGGGCACTCGCTCTGGAGACATCGATCATTCTGTACTATTCTTTCTGATGAAAAAATTAAATCTGTCTTTAAAGGAAACATCAAATTTATTAAACAAAAATTCTGGTATGAAAGGGCTTACAGGTTTTTCTGATTTAAGAGAAATTTCTGAAAAAGCGATGAACGGAAATCAAGATTGTGAAAACGCTTTAAACCTAGCTGCTTATAGAATAAAAAAATATATAGGCTCTTATAATGCTGCTTTAAACGGATTAGATGCTATTATTTTTACAGCTGGTATTGGAGAAAATTCTGCTTTAATGAGAAAATTAGCATGCGACAATTTAGAAGCTCTAAGTATACAATTAGATCATGATAAAAATAGTATTCGATCTAAAGAAATTAGAGAAATACAAGCTAAAAAATCTAAAGTTAAAGTATTAATTATACCTACAAACGAAGAATTAGAAATCGCAAAGCAATCGTATCAATTATTAATTCAATAAAAGCCACGATTTTTTCAATAGAAAAAATCGTGGTAATATTAATATTTTTATTTTTTTACAATTTTTGTAGTTCCTATTTTTCCTTTTTCTGTTTCTATTTTTAAAACATAAACTCCTTTATTTAGGTTTTTAAAATCCAACTGATTTTGTGTAGTAGAAAGAACTCTTTTTCCTAAAATATTATACACGTTTAAATTCTTAATTCTAAAATTAGAATTATCAATAGTTAAAATATCTTTTACAGGATTTGGATATGTTTTAAAATCTGCAAGTAAAACATCTTTTACGCTTGCTGTAGCGCCATTATAAAGATATGTAGTTCTATAATTATCACTTGTTCTTGATAATATTTTATTAACGACACCATTAGAATTAGCTAGAAAATCTAGACCAGATTTATCTTTAAAAGGATGTGCATATGCAGACATTTGTTCGTTTAAGTCAAAAGCAATTGCTTCATTAGAAGCTACTACAAAAGCTCCATTTTCTAAGTATGATTCTTTTTCAACAACTATATTACCGTTAGCATCAAAAGTATTTTCTAATTTATAATCAGAAGCCCAAACAGAACCGTCCCAAGTTTGTGAATCTTCTAAAATAACTCTTTTATTAGCATCGTAAGTATATAAAGTTCTACTATCGTCTACCCAAG from Polaribacter marinaquae encodes the following:
- a CDS encoding T9SS type A sorting domain-containing protein, whose translation is MKKITLILFVFCGLIMSAQNKLTSSLSESYNGTAWANNNKSIFSYDSNNNLILETGFYWNSTSQEWEKSYEESYSYNANNKATNYLYVSYTTGTTQISYQYRTKYTYNNDGNVIQILDEEYDNNSWVNDYKIDLTYSNGKVTGGLSYEWNGTAWVFDEDSSETTINYNSDGTISAFINKAWNGSAWVDDSRTLYTYDANKRVILEDSQTWDGSVWASDYKLENTFDANGNIVVEKESYLENGAFVVASNEAIAFDLNEQMSAYAHPFKDKSGLDFLANSNGVVNKILSRTSDNYRTTYLYNGATASVKDVLLADFKTYPNPVKDILTIDNSNFRIKNLNVYNILGKRVLSTTQNQLDFKNLNKGVYVLKIETEKGKIGTTKIVKK
- a CDS encoding acetate kinase → MNILVLNAGSSSLKYQVIEMPNETVKCVGLVERIGMEDAIFTHENNHQKTTETLPILNHKEGLHKVANTLLDSKIGVINNVSEINAVGHRVVHGGNKFNKTTIVNQEVKNSIRDLYDLAPLHNPANLTGIEIAETIFTSAKQIAIFDTAFHQTMPKEAYQYAIKNSFLEENHVRAYGFHGTSHKYVSEKAIEYLGKEHSKNIISIHLGNGCSMTAIKNGKCIDTSMGFAPSNGLIMGTRSGDIDHSVLFFLMKKLNLSLKETSNLLNKNSGMKGLTGFSDLREISEKAMNGNQDCENALNLAAYRIKKYIGSYNAALNGLDAIIFTAGIGENSALMRKLACDNLEALSIQLDHDKNSIRSKEIREIQAKKSKVKVLIIPTNEELEIAKQSYQLLIQ
- the pta gene encoding phosphate acetyltransferase, giving the protein MSKAIYIATVESDSGKSLISLGLLRMMLTKSAKVGYFRPIINEIDENGYDEHTNTAINFFNLEIDYKDCFAYTQSEVVELLSEGKEDEVIHHVIKKYKKLEANYDYVLVEGTDFSGDGGFTELDVNLMIAKNLNIPALIVGSGNGKKKKDFINTMQLSYNSFINKEVDVIGIVANKIEVDEVDYIRTELTNSFPKKLQIDIIPKIDFLSFPTVKEVLKALNGRVLFGEQFLENAIGSYSTGAMQLRNYLTRIKENALVITPGDRADIILGALQANASKNYPKIAGIILTGTLIPEESIIKLIEGVQSTVPIISVDGGTFGISNKIGSVKSKIYATHNKKILLSLDTFDKYVNAEGLTNILTSHKSDKLTPSMFQYNLLQKARVEKKHIVLPEGDDERILAAAARLQLLNIVDLTLLGDRNTIQLKCDQIGLQINLDEINILNPEDSIHNKSFANTLYQSRKHKGMTETTALDLTRDVSYYGTLMIMEGLADGMVSGAVHTTMHTIKPALQLIKTKPGVSVVSSVFFMCLSDRVSVMGDCAVNPNPNAEQLSEIAISSAQSAEAFGIKAKIAMLSYSSGSSGKGEEVEKVRKATELVKTKNPKLKIEGPIQYDAAVDISVARTKMPNSEVAGQASVLIFPDLNTGNNTYKAIQRETGALAIGPMLQGLNKPVNDLSRGCTIDDIFNTVLLTAIQANQN
- a CDS encoding acyl-CoA carboxylase subunit beta, giving the protein MDLNFNKNEDHNKLLASDLRQRFAKVKLGGGQKRIDKHHSKGKMTARERVEYLLDDDKKSIEIGAFAGEGMYEEHGGCPSGGVVVKIGYIKGRQCIVVANDATVKAGAWFPITGKKNLRAQEISIENRLPIIYLVDSAGVYLPMQDEIFPDKEHFGRIFRNNAVMSSMGITQISAVMGSCVAGGAYLPIMSDEALIVDKTASIFLAGSYLVKAAIGESIDNETLGGATTHCEISGVTDYKAKDDKDALDKIKFIVDKIGDSDKAGFSKKEAFPPKENEDDIFGILPKERNAQYDMLEIIKRLVDNSEFEQYKEGYGKTILTGYARIDGWAVGIVANQRKLVKTKKGEMQFGGVIYNDSADKATRFIANCNQKKIPLVFLQDVTGFMVGSKSEHGGIIKDGAKMVNAVSNSVVPKFTIVIGNSYGAGNYAMCGKAYDPRLIAAWPSAELAVMSGNSAAKVLLQIETASLKKRGEEITPEKEAELFDKIKSRYDKQISPYYAAARIWTDAVINPLDTRTWISMGIEAANHAPIEKQFNMGVLQV